A part of Prolixibacteraceae bacterium genomic DNA contains:
- a CDS encoding DEAD/DEAH box helicase, with amino-acid sequence MKSFQELGVSKSILKALDEIGFEQPTPIQEKAIPAVKSGQDVLGIAQTGTGKTAAYLMPIFGKLVKAEGVDPRAIVLVPTRELSMQVGEDIEELLTYSNLRYASVFGGVGWTKHAELIEPGIDVLVATPGRLWDLYRAGAVSFKKVKTLVIDEADRMLDMGFMPQIRKFLEVLPVKRQNLLFSATFPEKVEELSHEFLDFPLRVEVAPSATPAEKVSQYYVAVQNYRTKLNLVSHLLKDEETFKRVLVFCKTKEVAEGVFKVIKRKSEGEVKVLHSNKGQSSRINAINAFKNGEVRILISTDVSARGIDVSQISHVINFDMPQDYEDYVHRIGRTARANEKGTSISFIAEDELFHKDRIQELMRADIEEMPMPSEVEIIPISKKEKLAQLREIDKQKRENDPDFKGAFHEKKKREPRKHPTSFNPKSMKLRKGRKDGNNKKR; translated from the coding sequence ATGAAATCATTCCAAGAACTTGGAGTCAGTAAATCAATACTAAAGGCGTTAGACGAGATAGGGTTTGAACAACCTACCCCTATTCAAGAGAAGGCGATTCCAGCAGTGAAAAGTGGACAAGATGTATTAGGAATTGCACAAACAGGTACAGGTAAAACTGCTGCTTATTTGATGCCTATATTTGGCAAATTGGTGAAAGCTGAAGGGGTTGACCCTCGTGCCATCGTTTTGGTTCCTACACGTGAACTTTCGATGCAGGTGGGCGAAGACATCGAAGAGCTATTAACCTACTCTAACCTGCGTTATGCCTCTGTGTTTGGCGGGGTTGGATGGACCAAACATGCGGAATTGATTGAACCAGGTATTGATGTCTTAGTGGCGACACCAGGACGTCTTTGGGATCTCTATAGGGCTGGTGCCGTCTCTTTTAAGAAAGTGAAGACATTGGTGATTGATGAGGCAGATAGAATGCTAGATATGGGGTTTATGCCTCAAATACGAAAATTCTTAGAAGTGCTTCCTGTAAAAAGACAGAACCTTCTGTTTTCTGCTACTTTCCCTGAAAAAGTAGAAGAGCTGAGCCATGAATTCTTAGATTTTCCTCTTCGTGTCGAAGTAGCTCCTAGTGCTACGCCTGCAGAGAAAGTGTCGCAGTATTATGTGGCAGTACAAAACTATCGTACAAAGCTAAATCTTGTTTCACACCTTCTAAAGGACGAAGAGACCTTCAAACGTGTTCTTGTGTTCTGTAAGACAAAAGAGGTCGCAGAGGGCGTTTTTAAGGTCATTAAACGTAAATCTGAGGGAGAGGTGAAGGTGCTTCACTCAAACAAAGGACAATCTTCTCGTATCAATGCGATCAATGCCTTTAAAAATGGAGAGGTTCGTATCTTGATCTCTACGGATGTCTCTGCTCGTGGTATCGATGTTTCACAAATATCACACGTGATTAACTTCGATATGCCTCAAGATTATGAGGACTATGTACACCGTATTGGACGTACTGCACGTGCCAATGAGAAGGGAACGTCGATAAGTTTTATTGCTGAAGACGAACTGTTCCATAAAGATCGTATCCAGGAGTTGATGCGTGCTGATATTGAAGAGATGCCAATGCCTTCAGAGGTGGAGATTATCCCTATCTCGAAGAAAGAGAAATTGGCACAATTAAGAGAGATCGATAAGCAAAAGAGAGAAAATGATCCAGACTTTAAAGGGGCATTTCATGAGAAGAAAAAACGAGAGCCTCGTAAACACCCTACCTCTTTCAATCCTAAGAGTATGAAATTGCGTAAAGGGCGTAAAGATGGAAACAATAAAAAACGATAG
- a CDS encoding cation diffusion facilitator family transporter — protein sequence MAWSKERTVSFAGVISIIGNILLFGIKYWAGIVSGSIAIIADAWHTLSDSISSIFVIVGARVASKPADEEHPFGHGRFEHITSIIIGMMLAAIGFEFLVSSIQKLNGGGATHYGTVAKVVTVVSIVGKELMAQLSFYLGKKVDSRMLRADGWHHRSDALTSAIILIGIFFSGNFWWMDGVLGILVAIMIFYTSYSIIKEETDALLGKDADEGLIKKIKVIAAEETRREVFMHHFHIHQYGDHTEITCHIKLPANSSLFYTHKVCTKIERRILEDLNMEMTIHPEPMEEGEYDWL from the coding sequence ATGGCATGGAGTAAAGAACGTACCGTTTCGTTTGCTGGCGTAATCTCAATCATTGGGAATATACTGCTATTCGGGATAAAGTATTGGGCTGGAATTGTTTCAGGTTCGATAGCTATCATTGCCGATGCGTGGCATACGCTTTCTGATTCTATTAGTTCTATCTTTGTGATTGTTGGTGCTAGAGTGGCATCTAAACCTGCGGATGAAGAGCATCCCTTTGGTCATGGTCGTTTCGAGCATATCACATCCATTATCATTGGAATGATGTTGGCAGCCATCGGCTTCGAGTTTCTTGTCTCCTCAATACAGAAATTAAATGGGGGTGGAGCCACTCATTATGGTACTGTCGCAAAAGTGGTTACCGTGGTCTCAATTGTCGGAAAAGAGCTCATGGCACAACTCTCCTTCTACTTAGGAAAGAAGGTCGACTCACGTATGTTGAGAGCAGATGGTTGGCACCATAGAAGTGATGCTTTAACTTCAGCTATTATTTTGATAGGTATCTTCTTCTCTGGAAACTTTTGGTGGATGGATGGTGTACTAGGTATTCTTGTGGCTATCATGATCTTCTATACCAGTTATAGTATCATAAAGGAAGAGACCGACGCTTTGTTGGGAAAAGATGCCGATGAGGGGTTGATCAAGAAGATCAAAGTGATTGCTGCCGAAGAGACACGCAGAGAAGTGTTTATGCATCACTTTCATATTCACCAATATGGCGATCATACCGAGATTACATGCCATATTAAACTTCCTGCCAACTCGAGTCTATTCTATACCCACAAGGTCTGTACTAAGATTGAACGACGTATTTTAGAAGATCTAAACATGGAGATGACCATCCACCCCGAACCCATGGAAGAGGGGGAGTATGATTGGTTATAA
- a CDS encoding UDP-2,3-diacylglucosamine diphosphatase has product MEKRDKIYFISDVHLGASALNNNKERERHLVKWLKEIEPTASELFLVGDIFDFWYEYSAVVPKGFTRFFGQLSHMCDAGIKVKFFTGNHDVWAFHYLQDEIGVEVYNTPKIFERQGKKLFVGHGDGLNPNDKGYLLLKKVFTNKVAQTLFSWIHPDIAFYIANKWSRHSRLSHPDESAHFVANHEKEEQLQFAMQYLKQEPIDYFIFGHRHVYVNHPLNDTSRLIILGEWIQTFSYALLDKGELTLNKYPMV; this is encoded by the coding sequence GTGGAGAAAAGAGATAAAATCTATTTTATATCCGATGTGCACCTTGGTGCTTCGGCTCTAAATAATAACAAAGAGAGAGAACGTCATCTAGTTAAATGGTTGAAGGAGATCGAGCCAACAGCATCCGAACTCTTCCTTGTAGGGGATATCTTCGACTTTTGGTATGAATATAGTGCTGTAGTTCCTAAAGGGTTCACTCGTTTCTTTGGGCAATTAAGTCACATGTGTGACGCTGGGATTAAAGTAAAGTTCTTTACAGGAAACCATGATGTATGGGCTTTTCACTACCTTCAAGATGAGATTGGAGTCGAAGTTTACAATACACCAAAGATATTTGAAAGGCAAGGCAAAAAACTTTTTGTAGGACATGGTGATGGACTTAATCCTAATGACAAAGGATACCTTTTGCTTAAGAAGGTATTTACCAATAAGGTGGCACAGACACTATTTTCATGGATTCATCCAGATATTGCATTCTATATTGCCAATAAATGGTCTAGACACAGCCGTCTTTCTCATCCTGATGAATCGGCCCACTTTGTTGCCAACCATGAAAAAGAAGAGCAGCTTCAATTTGCGATGCAATATCTAAAACAGGAGCCGATAGACTATTTCATCTTTGGACACCGTCATGTTTATGTGAATCATCCATTAAACGATACGTCTCGACTCATCATACTGGGAGAATGGATACAAACATTCTCTTATGCACTATTAGATAAAGGAGAGCTAACGTTGAATAAGTACCCAATGGTGTAA
- a CDS encoding AhpC/TSA family protein, whose protein sequence is MKNTINQLLKHIFTMTLKRILFIIMIIATFTACQKESNLKIKGTITGGKGEKVYLYKLRINGQKAIDSTKIGGDGAFEFGCDVSTPTFYLVKVTPSNFITLVGDSLQTIEIEGSYKNFSTDYNIKGSEASEDIRTLNLHLMKTKQQIAKLQKEYNNVLNGSKNIQELNRIENEFQEVMKKQTMFSTDFVKAHPFSMASVIALYQKFDYNEYVIKDLQTMKTAASALAAIYPDSKHVQALHDNTLRLISKERNYKMNNLLKQYAVNSPDIELPDTKGNVRKLSSFRGKHVLVQFWASTDNGSRIQNAILRQNYQLFHKKGLEIYQVSVDTNKSSWMNAIKEDKLNWTNVGDMQGSNQAVINYNVQMIPYNYLLDPEGNILAKNLIGPEMNKVLSKVLK, encoded by the coding sequence ATGAAGAATACAATCAACCAATTATTAAAGCACATATTCACAATGACATTAAAGCGAATCCTATTTATCATCATGATCATAGCCACTTTCACGGCTTGTCAGAAAGAATCGAACCTTAAGATTAAGGGTACGATTACTGGCGGTAAAGGAGAGAAAGTTTATCTATACAAATTGCGAATCAATGGGCAAAAAGCAATTGATTCAACCAAAATAGGTGGAGATGGTGCTTTTGAGTTTGGATGCGATGTATCCACACCGACATTCTATCTGGTAAAAGTAACGCCATCGAACTTCATTACTCTAGTAGGAGACTCTCTTCAAACTATTGAGATTGAAGGTTCTTATAAGAACTTTTCAACAGATTACAATATCAAAGGGTCTGAGGCATCGGAAGATATCAGAACTCTTAATCTTCATTTGATGAAGACCAAACAACAGATTGCAAAACTTCAGAAGGAGTACAACAATGTGTTGAATGGTTCAAAGAATATTCAAGAGCTCAACCGTATTGAGAATGAATTTCAAGAAGTGATGAAGAAGCAGACCATGTTCTCAACCGACTTTGTCAAGGCACACCCATTCTCTATGGCATCGGTGATTGCATTATATCAAAAGTTTGACTACAACGAGTATGTGATTAAAGACTTACAGACAATGAAGACTGCTGCGTCTGCTTTGGCAGCCATCTATCCAGACTCGAAACATGTACAGGCATTACACGACAATACACTACGTTTGATCTCAAAAGAACGTAACTACAAGATGAACAACTTATTAAAACAGTATGCTGTAAATAGCCCTGACATTGAGTTACCAGACACCAAAGGGAACGTTCGTAAACTGTCATCTTTCCGTGGCAAACATGTACTTGTTCAATTCTGGGCATCCACCGACAATGGGTCAAGAATTCAGAACGCGATCTTACGTCAGAACTACCAATTGTTCCATAAAAAAGGTTTAGAGATCTACCAAGTGAGTGTGGATACCAATAAGTCATCATGGATGAATGCGATCAAAGAGGACAAGCTTAACTGGACTAATGTTGGAGATATGCAGGGAAGCAACCAAGCTGTCATCAACTACAATGTACAGATGATTCCTTACAACTACCTTCTTGATCCAGAAGGAAATATTCTTGCAAAGAACCTTATTGGTCCTGAGATGAATAAAGTACTATCTAAAGTTCTAAAATAA